Part of the bacterium genome, TCATCATAAGGAAAGTGACAATAATAAGAATGATTTGATAATAAGTGTACCTACTGCTGATGCTAATAAAGGTAAGATTTATATCTTTTATGGAGGAAGTATCCCCCGATTTACAACCTCTGTATCCTCTGCTAATCTTACGATTCAATAGGGGAAAAGTGGAATTATAGTTATCGGTTATCAGTTATAGCATTATTACCGATTACCTGATTACCACACCACTTTCTCTCTCTTCCTGTGCGTCTCTGTGGTAAAGGACTATCTGAACGGTTACGGAAAAATAATCCTTCCAATCTTTATAAGTATTTCAATCTCTTGATTTGATTTATCTTTAATTATCTCAAATAACTCCTCACTTTTTACTTCTATATTTTTAACCATTCCTTCATCTACTAAAAGAGATGCTAATGGTATTTTGAAAAAGGTAGCAATTTTAGATAATGTGTCTAATGAAGGACTGCGTAATCCTCTTTCAAGCAATCCTATATAACTATTATGTAAATTAAGTTGTTCTGCCAATTCATCCTGAGTCAGGTCATGTTCTAACCTTAACTT contains:
- a CDS encoding helix-turn-helix transcriptional regulator: MESINKLVGRRIRKLRLEHDLTQDELAEQLNLHNSYIGLLERGLRSPSLDTLSKIATFFKIPLASLLVDEGMVKNIEVKSEELFEIIKDKSNQEIEILIKIGRIIFP